The Planctomycetota bacterium genomic sequence GGACGGTGTTCAACGACCCGATGCTCACCGCGATCATCGCCGAGGTCGACCGGAACAACCGGGACCTGCGCGTCGCGATTGCGAAGGTCGCCGAGGCGAGAGCGCGGCTCGACATCGCCACGGCCGGTCGGCGGCCCAGCCTCTCGCTTGGCGGTGGCACTGCGGTGACCGGCGACACCGACACTGGCTTCTCTAGCGGCGTCACGTCGAACCTGAGCGCCGAGGCGAGCTGGGAGATCGACGTCTTCGGGCGGATCGCCCGGCAGGTCGAAGCCGCCGATGCGACCTTCGAGGCGACCGAGGCCGATCGCCGTGACGTGCAGGTGTCGCTCTTCGCGGAGGTCGCCGACCGGTACCTCTCGGTGCGTCGGCTCCAACAACAGCTCGCGGTCGAGGAGGCGAACCTCGCGACACAGCGTGAGATTCTCGAGCTTACCCGCATCCGCGAGCGTGACGGCCTCGCCTCCCGGCTCGACGTCGTCCGGGCCGAGCAACAGGTGGCCAGCGCCGAGGCGAAGCTGCCGCCGTTGCGGATCGACCTCAACCGCAACATCAACACAGTCGCGCTGCTCGTCGGGCAGGCCCCGCAGAATCTGCCGTTCGACTTGCAGGAGCCCGGACCGCTGCCGGTTCCGCCGGCGGAGATCGTGATCGGTATTCCCGCCGAACTGCTGCGTCAGCGGCCCGACATCCGCGCCGCCGAACGCCGACTCGCCGCCCAGGCCGCGCAAGTCGGCGTCGCCACGGCCAACCTCTATCCGCAGTTCTCCCTCGGCGGCAGCATCAGCTCCGACCTCGCCACCTCGCCGCTCGGTTTCTCGCTCGGCCCCAGCGTCCGCTGGACGATCTACGACGGAGGGGCGCTTCGGGCGCAGATCGACGTCGAGGATGCCGTGCTCGACCAAGCGGTGCTGCTGTACGAGCAAGCCGTGCTCCGCGCGATCGAGGAAGTCGAGTCGGCGATGACCGCGTTCATCGAGCAGCGCATCCTCCTAAGCGACGTCGAGAGGTCCGCCGCATCCGCGCAGGAGGCGTACGACCTCGCGCTCAGTCTCTACCGCGACGATCTGATCGACTTCCAGGATCTGCTCTCGGTCGAAATGGAGCTGTCCATCGCCAACAGCCAGGTCGCCGAGGCCAGCGGACTCGCGGTGCAGAACTTGGTGGCGTTGTACAAAGCCCTCGGCGGTGGCTGGGACCCGGATGAAGTCCAGACGGCTGGTCAAACCGCCGACTGACGCCGGCCGGTTGGAGTCGTCATGGAAGTCCCCAGCTTCATCGCCATCACGCCCGGGTCCGTTGCCCATAAGGCGATCATCGCTGCAAGGCTGAAGCTGCCGTTGTTCGCGTTCATCCTCTTGCCGCTGGTCACCGCATTCTTCTTCGTCGACCTGGCCAACGCGTTTCTGGTGTAGATGTTGACGTCAATCTGGCAGTGTTTGACCGCATCCTTCGACCGTCGTCCGGATCGCAGTTTGTTTGCCTTTGATCAGGATGACTGCAAGGTTTGGTAGGCCGCCGCGACGGCTATGTGTATGGCTGATGAGTCGAAACGTTGGTCCGATCTGCCGCCGCCCGACACGCCAGAGGCGTGTATGCGAAAGCGTGTTATCTGGACGCTGATTGGGGCAGGCGTTGGCGCGATGATTACGTTGCCGGCGTTTGTGGTCGCGGTCGCGGTGACGTACTCGCAGCCGGAGCCAACCGATCACCCTGTGGGGTACATGATCTTTCCGTACGTCTACTTCAATGTGGTGCCCAATTGGCTGATATGGCTGCAACTGCCGGTCTACGGGGCGGCGGTGGGAGCAGCAGCGTGGCTGCCGAGACGAACCAGCTGGTTCATTCTGGCCGGGCTCGCCTTGTCGCATCTGGCAGCAGTGGTCGCCATTCACTTTGGCTTCGGTGAGTGAGCGGCACGATTGGTGCGATCTTTAGGTATGTGCTCTACGAGACCCCTGAACCATCTGCTCGATAACGCGAGCGGAACGCCGGAGCAAAATCGGAGGACTAGCGGCGACGAATCACCGGACAAGACGACCACGCGGCCATCGCCGGCGTGGTGTCGTAAGGGGAAGAGTCAGAACTAAGGATGCCGGATTCAGAGCGCGGAAAACGAACCGTTGTAGCCACGCCGGATTCCTTAGGCCTGAATCCTCACTCCTCAACCTGCGGCAGGTCGCGGGTGGTGTTGAGGCCGAAGACTTCGAGGAAGCGTTTGGTGGTGCCATAGAGAATCGGCCGGCCCGGCTCTTCAGCACGGCCGGCGATCTTGACCAGGTGCTTTTCCATCAGCGAGCGGATGGTCTCGCCGCAGGCGACGCCGCGGATGGCTTCGATCTCGGCCCGCAGGACCGGCTGCTTGTACGCGATGATCGCCAGTGTCTCGAGCGCGGCTTTGGTCAGCTTCGCGTCCGCTTCCTTCTTCTGGAGCTTAGCGAGTTTGTCGCCAAACTCCGGCAGGGTCATCATCTGAAATCCGCCGGCAACGGACTCGATGCGGAAAGTGCGGCCGGTCTTTTCGTACTCGGCGTTGAGCTCGGTGACGGCGGGGCGGACGCCGTTGGTGCTGGGCAGTTCAAGGAGTTCGGCCAGCCGACCGGCGGTGAGGGGGCCGCGCGTGCTG encodes the following:
- a CDS encoding efflux transporter outer membrane subunit — protein: MRRTPEAAAIVTMLLGLATVTGCKVGHDYEGPPENPVGVMPAEFTTIDDPAFIPGEADLREWWTVFNDPMLTAIIAEVDRNNRDLRVAIAKVAEARARLDIATAGRRPSLSLGGGTAVTGDTDTGFSSGVTSNLSAEASWEIDVFGRIARQVEAADATFEATEADRRDVQVSLFAEVADRYLSVRRLQQQLAVEEANLATQREILELTRIRERDGLASRLDVVRAEQQVASAEAKLPPLRIDLNRNINTVALLVGQAPQNLPFDLQEPGPLPVPPAEIVIGIPAELLRQRPDIRAAERRLAAQAAQVGVATANLYPQFSLGGSISSDLATSPLGFSLGPSVRWTIYDGGALRAQIDVEDAVLDQAVLLYEQAVLRAIEEVESAMTAFIEQRILLSDVERSAASAQEAYDLALSLYRDDLIDFQDLLSVEMELSIANSQVAEASGLAVQNLVALYKALGGGWDPDEVQTAGQTAD
- the scpB gene encoding SMC-Scp complex subunit ScpB, with amino-acid sequence MAEETEPIVTENEPPPEVPDIPVDLALLEAALFSTRGPLTAGRLAELLELPSTNGVRPAVTELNAEYEKTGRTFRIESVAGGFQMMTLPEFGDKLAKLQKKEADAKLTKAALETLAIIAYKQPVLRAEIEAIRGVACGETIRSLMEKHLVKIAGRAEEPGRPILYGTTKRFLEVFGLNTTRDLPQVEE